From one Chlamydiifrater phoenicopteri genomic stretch:
- the nqrF gene encoding NADH:ubiquinone reductase (Na(+)-transporting) subunit F, whose translation MDWLQGLFVVVVAGLIFSCIGLFLTVLILVTKKLFVKVCSCKLRINKDDSKTKVVDSGQSLLSALLSSGIPIPSPCGGKAACKQCKVRIKNAEAPLETDRSTFSKKQLEEGWRLSCQYKVQHDLDLEIEDRYLNATTWEAEVISNQNVATFIKELVVKVDEKTSIPYKPGGYLQITVPPYKTNTSDWKNTMDPRYLSDWEHFHLFDTVIDYTNLEHQEVQRAYSLASYPKESPILKFNIRIATPPFVNNYPEENIPWGVCSSYIFSLKPGDKILISGPYGESFMKEDSRPLIFLIGGAGSSFGRSHIMDLLKNKNSSRDITLWYGARSLKENIYEKEYKDLEASFPNFHYHLVLSSPLPEDIEAGWDTKDPVKTNFLFKAFELGQLNKLDNPEDYLYYVCGPPLHNSSILKLLDDYGVERSSIVLDDFGS comes from the coding sequence ATGGATTGGCTTCAGGGCTTATTTGTCGTAGTAGTAGCTGGGCTAATTTTTTCTTGTATAGGTCTTTTTTTAACAGTTCTTATTCTCGTTACAAAGAAACTCTTTGTTAAAGTGTGCTCCTGCAAGCTACGTATCAATAAAGACGACTCTAAAACAAAAGTCGTCGATAGCGGACAGTCTCTCCTATCAGCTCTTTTATCTTCAGGAATTCCTATCCCATCCCCATGTGGAGGGAAAGCGGCTTGCAAACAATGTAAAGTACGCATCAAAAATGCGGAAGCCCCTCTAGAGACAGATCGATCTACGTTTTCAAAAAAGCAACTAGAAGAAGGCTGGAGATTGTCTTGTCAGTACAAAGTACAGCACGATCTCGATTTAGAAATAGAAGATCGATACCTAAATGCAACGACTTGGGAAGCTGAAGTTATTTCTAACCAAAACGTTGCAACCTTTATTAAAGAACTAGTAGTTAAAGTTGATGAAAAAACTAGTATTCCCTACAAACCGGGAGGATACCTGCAGATAACCGTTCCTCCTTATAAAACCAACACGTCTGATTGGAAAAACACCATGGACCCCCGGTATTTATCAGACTGGGAACATTTTCATTTATTTGATACCGTTATAGATTATACAAATCTGGAACATCAGGAAGTTCAAAGAGCTTATTCATTGGCCTCCTATCCAAAAGAATCTCCTATACTCAAGTTCAATATCCGGATAGCTACTCCACCCTTCGTTAATAATTATCCTGAAGAAAATATCCCTTGGGGAGTCTGTTCTTCTTATATTTTCTCTTTGAAGCCAGGTGATAAGATTCTCATTTCTGGACCCTATGGAGAGTCTTTCATGAAGGAAGATAGCCGACCGTTAATTTTTCTTATAGGCGGAGCTGGATCTTCCTTTGGCAGAAGCCACATCATGGATCTTCTTAAAAATAAAAATAGTTCCAGAGACATCACTCTCTGGTATGGAGCCAGGTCACTAAAAGAAAATATTTATGAAAAAGAATACAAAGATTTAGAAGCTTCTTTTCCTAACTTTCACTATCACCTAGTCCTTTCTTCTCCATTACCAGAAGATATAGAGGCTGGATGGGATACTAAAGATCCTGTAAAAACCAATTTTCTTTTCAAAGCCTTTGAACTAGGACAGTTAAACAAACTAGACAATCCAGAAGATTATTTATACTATGTTTGTGGACCACCCCTTCACAACAGCAGCATTTTAAAATTACTAGACGATTACGGCGTAGAAAGATCGTCAATAGTTCTTGATGACTTCGGAAGTTAA
- the yajC gene encoding preprotein translocase subunit YajC — translation MLRRFLSVFFLLSALSSPLFAEATADSTSGGSFTPSALMLVVAIFFFYFILWRPEQKRRKAAEKTRSELAKGDKVTAMGIIGTVDQVLEHTVILNIASGKIEVLKAAVNEVLKPEKSKS, via the coding sequence ATGCTGCGCCGATTTCTCTCGGTTTTTTTCCTTTTATCAGCTTTATCATCTCCACTCTTTGCTGAAGCAACAGCAGACTCAACCTCCGGAGGGAGCTTTACGCCCTCAGCTTTGATGTTGGTCGTTGCTATTTTCTTCTTTTATTTTATTCTCTGGCGGCCAGAACAAAAGCGAAGAAAAGCAGCAGAAAAAACCCGTAGCGAGCTAGCTAAAGGCGATAAAGTTACTGCAATGGGAATTATCGGAACTGTAGACCAAGTCTTGGAGCATACCGTCATTTTAAATATTGCTTCAGGGAAAATTGAAGTTTTAAAAGCTGCCGTTAATGAGGTCTTAAAACCAGAAAAGTCCAAGTCTTAA
- the rlmD gene encoding 23S rRNA (uracil(1939)-C(5))-methyltransferase RlmD, producing the protein MIIASDTPPACPHFGSCGGCSYPRDAYELSLKEKQDALLSLFSPLISSSSFQGIVRSQPLQAFRNKMEFSFFQTVDGNKSLGLMSNKKPRYAVPINSCFIAGKTFIDCLELVRSWWHKHPNISAYFAPKNKGSLISLTIRKSNVSEDILIMLTSSGRPEYKVAPNQQDSFVEHLLESSLPITSIVWEEKLVQKGFPTSFSQKILYGEGFLWQKLPAANKTRDLLFKVYAKSFFQPNPKQAAHISQIIYDFLQPSGQELVLDLFCGAGTLGICLADSVCAVQGIEIVPDAVTSAKENILINQLEKKVSVAQGDAKTFCRSLASSQEVSLFSTVQKPDVVIVDPPRCGMQTKTLKYLLRISPPCIIYVSCNPKTQYEECETLSKEGYELVAMKAVDQFPFTTHVENIVLMRKK; encoded by the coding sequence ATGATTATTGCTTCTGACACCCCTCCAGCTTGTCCGCATTTTGGCTCTTGCGGCGGGTGTTCGTACCCTCGCGATGCCTATGAGCTTAGCCTAAAGGAAAAACAAGATGCCCTACTTTCTCTTTTTTCCCCTTTAATATCCTCTTCCTCTTTTCAAGGAATTGTGCGTTCACAGCCGTTGCAAGCTTTCAGAAATAAGATGGAGTTTTCCTTCTTCCAAACAGTAGACGGGAACAAGTCTTTAGGGCTAATGTCTAATAAAAAACCTCGCTACGCGGTCCCTATAAATTCCTGTTTTATTGCCGGAAAAACTTTTATCGACTGTCTGGAACTTGTCCGCTCTTGGTGGCATAAACACCCGAACATTTCAGCATACTTTGCCCCCAAAAACAAAGGTTCTCTAATATCCCTCACTATAAGAAAAAGTAATGTTTCTGAAGATATTCTTATAATGCTAACGTCCTCTGGGAGGCCTGAATACAAGGTGGCCCCTAACCAACAAGATTCTTTTGTCGAACATCTCTTAGAAAGCTCTCTTCCTATCACGTCCATAGTATGGGAAGAAAAGCTTGTTCAAAAGGGCTTTCCCACATCTTTTTCTCAAAAAATTCTCTATGGAGAAGGGTTTTTATGGCAAAAGCTTCCTGCTGCTAATAAGACTAGGGATCTCTTGTTTAAGGTTTATGCCAAAAGTTTTTTTCAACCCAACCCTAAACAAGCCGCCCATATTTCTCAAATTATCTATGACTTTTTACAGCCCTCTGGCCAGGAACTGGTGCTAGATCTTTTTTGCGGAGCGGGCACCTTAGGCATCTGTCTAGCAGATTCTGTGTGTGCTGTACAAGGAATAGAAATAGTCCCTGACGCCGTAACTTCTGCTAAAGAAAATATTTTGATAAACCAATTAGAAAAAAAGGTTTCAGTAGCCCAAGGGGACGCTAAAACCTTTTGTCGATCCTTAGCCTCTTCTCAAGAAGTATCATTATTTTCGACAGTCCAAAAACCAGATGTTGTAATCGTCGACCCTCCTCGCTGTGGAATGCAAACAAAAACTTTAAAATATCTGCTAAGGATTAGTCCTCCCTGCATTATTTACGTCTCTTGCAATCCCAAAACACAATACGAGGAGTGCGAAACATTATCAAAAGAAGGTTATGAGTTAGTAGCAATGAAAGCTGTCGACCAATTTCCTTTTACAACACATGTAGAGAATATCGTCCTTATGAGAAAAAAATAA
- a CDS encoding histone, protein MALKDTAKKMKDLLEKILSDLSKADNGNKAAAQRVRTQSIKLEKVAKVYRKESIKAEKSGLMKRKPAAKKASTKRVAASKKTVKTSSRPMRKVVKKKATCSTKKCVSGAKKKKAPKRSSRR, encoded by the coding sequence ATGGCGCTCAAAGACACGGCAAAAAAAATGAAAGATCTTTTAGAAAAAATTCTAAGTGATCTTTCCAAAGCAGACAATGGTAACAAAGCGGCGGCTCAAAGAGTACGCACGCAATCTATCAAATTAGAAAAAGTTGCCAAAGTATACAGAAAAGAATCTATCAAAGCAGAAAAATCTGGTTTGATGAAGAGGAAACCTGCAGCAAAAAAAGCTTCTACAAAGCGCGTTGCTGCATCGAAAAAGACAGTTAAAACATCTTCTAGACCTATGAGAAAAGTAGTAAAGAAAAAAGCTACTTGCTCAACGAAGAAATGTGTTTCTGGAGCTAAAAAGAAAAAAGCTCCTAAAAGATCTTCGAGAAGATAG
- the hemG gene encoding protoporphyrinogen oxidase — protein MKKRFVIIGAGLTGLSVAYLLNKKYGNAIQITILERSSTPGGLVTSKQSKGFNFDLGPKGFLTSGEGFFTKQLIQDLSIPLLFCNKSAKKRYIRFNNKTRKIGLPSLLSQGLISSIIKDLRVKPCSVEETVRSFFDRHATPKMIQNILAPVTTGIRAGYPEVLSATLAFPSLKQREQQHGSLLKSFLHDFFSSPRKQAKTKSPMLATPKGGMSSLIKGLLKKLPFSPVYNEAVQKIILSPQLQILTHKALYPADTLIYTGHIKSLATLLPSIPFDGLLNKIKDRPLSCLSLGWDSPNILKKRGYGMLIADEPPILGIVWTTEIFPEIAQGKTQIALLFDSNLKESDALKHGILASQKYLNIFQRPDAFAYSFAPDGIPQLTPGFSEELSSLEQTLPHSIKLAGHHVVGPGVNRCIANAYSLVQTL, from the coding sequence ATGAAAAAACGTTTCGTAATTATTGGCGCTGGATTAACAGGGCTCTCTGTAGCCTATCTTCTTAACAAAAAATACGGGAATGCTATTCAAATCACTATTTTGGAACGCTCCTCGACTCCTGGTGGACTTGTTACGTCTAAACAATCTAAAGGGTTTAATTTTGATTTGGGACCAAAAGGATTTCTAACCAGTGGCGAGGGTTTTTTTACAAAACAATTAATTCAGGATCTTTCTATCCCGCTACTCTTTTGTAATAAGTCTGCAAAAAAACGCTACATACGATTTAACAACAAAACAAGAAAGATAGGGCTCCCCAGCCTACTATCTCAAGGGCTTATTTCCTCTATTATCAAAGACCTGAGGGTTAAACCTTGCTCTGTTGAAGAGACTGTACGAAGTTTTTTTGACAGACACGCAACACCAAAAATGATCCAAAATATCTTAGCTCCTGTCACAACAGGCATCCGTGCCGGCTATCCAGAAGTTTTATCAGCAACCTTAGCCTTTCCCTCTTTAAAACAACGGGAACAACAACACGGCTCTCTCTTAAAAAGCTTCCTACATGACTTCTTCTCTTCTCCTCGAAAGCAAGCAAAAACCAAAAGCCCTATGTTAGCAACACCTAAAGGAGGTATGTCTTCATTAATAAAAGGACTACTAAAAAAACTCCCTTTTTCTCCCGTGTACAACGAAGCTGTGCAAAAAATCATCCTTTCCCCTCAACTACAAATTCTCACACACAAAGCTCTATACCCTGCAGATACCCTCATATACACTGGCCATATAAAATCCTTAGCCACCCTTCTTCCTTCCATCCCTTTCGATGGACTTCTAAACAAAATTAAAGATCGGCCTTTATCATGCCTCTCGTTGGGATGGGACTCTCCCAATATTTTAAAAAAACGTGGATACGGGATGCTTATAGCTGATGAACCACCAATTTTAGGAATTGTCTGGACTACAGAAATATTTCCAGAAATAGCTCAAGGAAAGACTCAAATCGCTCTTTTATTCGATTCAAACTTAAAGGAATCTGATGCTCTGAAACATGGAATACTAGCGTCGCAAAAATATCTCAATATATTCCAAAGACCAGATGCTTTTGCCTACTCTTTTGCTCCTGATGGCATCCCTCAACTGACCCCAGGATTTTCAGAGGAACTATCAAGTTTAGAACAAACTCTCCCCCATTCGATCAAACTAGCAGGCCATCATGTTGTAGGTCCAGGAGTTAATCGTTGTATAGCAAATGCGTACTCCCTTGTACAAACCCTATGA